One genomic region from Solwaraspora sp. WMMD792 encodes:
- the proB gene encoding glutamate 5-kinase encodes MRAAVTQAKRVVVKIGSSSLTTAGGGLDGDRVDALVDVLASLTNDGREVVLVSSGAIAAGLAPLGLTRRPNDLATQQAAASVGQGLLIGRYAASLARHGLTTGQVLLTVDDVTRRVHYRNAYRTLRKLLDLGAVPIVNENDTVATDEIRFGDNDRLAALVAALVHADLLVLLSDVDALYTGDPAKPASERITEVRDAADLAGVAIGRAGRAGVGTGGMVTKVEAARIATGFGIPVVLTAAPLAAEALRGDTVGTLFHRVERRPAARLFWLAHATAPRGRLHLDPGAVQAVVARRKSLLPAGITAVDGTFTAGDPVDLVDAAGAPVARGLVNYDAVELPTLLGRSTGELAAALGPGYEREVVHRDDLVLL; translated from the coding sequence GTGCGTGCCGCAGTTACCCAGGCGAAGCGGGTCGTCGTCAAGATCGGCTCCTCCTCCCTCACGACAGCGGGCGGCGGCCTCGACGGCGACCGGGTCGACGCCCTCGTCGACGTCCTCGCCTCCCTCACGAACGACGGACGGGAGGTCGTGCTCGTCTCCTCCGGGGCGATCGCGGCCGGGCTCGCGCCGCTCGGGCTGACCCGACGCCCAAATGACCTGGCCACCCAGCAGGCGGCGGCCAGCGTCGGGCAGGGCCTGCTGATCGGCCGGTACGCCGCCAGCCTGGCCCGGCACGGTCTGACGACCGGCCAGGTGCTGCTGACCGTCGACGACGTGACCAGGCGGGTGCACTACCGCAACGCGTACCGGACGTTGCGCAAGCTGCTCGACCTCGGTGCGGTCCCGATCGTCAACGAGAACGACACGGTCGCCACCGACGAGATCCGGTTCGGCGACAACGACCGACTGGCCGCCCTGGTCGCCGCCCTGGTCCACGCCGATCTGCTGGTGCTGCTCTCCGACGTCGACGCGCTCTACACCGGCGACCCGGCGAAGCCGGCCAGTGAACGGATCACCGAGGTGCGCGACGCCGCCGACCTGGCCGGGGTGGCGATCGGCAGGGCCGGTCGGGCCGGGGTAGGGACCGGCGGCATGGTCACCAAGGTGGAGGCGGCCCGGATCGCCACCGGATTCGGTATCCCGGTGGTGCTGACCGCCGCCCCGCTCGCCGCCGAAGCGTTGCGCGGTGACACCGTCGGCACCCTGTTCCACCGGGTGGAGCGCCGGCCCGCCGCCCGGCTGTTCTGGCTGGCGCACGCCACCGCACCCCGGGGCCGGCTGCACCTGGACCCCGGCGCGGTGCAGGCGGTGGTGGCCCGCCGAAAGTCGCTGCTGCCGGCCGGGATCACCGCCGTGGACGGCACGTTCACCGCCGGCGACCCGGTCGACCTGGTCGACGCGGCGGGTGCGCCGGTGGCCCGTGGGCTGGTCAACTACGACGCGGTGGAGTTGCCGACGCTGCTCGGCCGGTCCACCGGTGAGCTGGCCGCGGCACTGGGGCCAGGATATGAGCGGGAGGTCGTGCACCGCGACGACCTGGTACTGCTGTAG
- a CDS encoding DUF559 domain-containing protein, producing MARPVKVPRELTVEPFAGSQAVAAGLITKRMLAGPTWRRLLHDVYVHADAYQPTDHRMWCLAVAVRLPPIATIYGLSAAFLWGVDLLPHKGKVPAPVHVAVPSKARPDPHPRIRYANLALDWERDVTSLTGMPITTGVRTAFDLGRRLPRADALVAIDALLRRRTCTKAQLSAYVDAHPGWRQVKQLRELLNLAEPLSESPMESRLRLLLHDAGLPKPTPQFKVVTPATSSSGSAGNRKFIARVDLAYPQWRIAIEYEGDHHRERTTFRKDVHRFNALRAAGWLALRFTADDVLRRSEQIPQTVRQAIAERAG from the coding sequence ATGGCCCGCCCCGTCAAGGTGCCCCGCGAGTTGACCGTCGAACCGTTCGCCGGCAGCCAGGCAGTCGCCGCCGGCCTGATCACCAAGCGAATGCTCGCCGGCCCGACCTGGCGTCGCCTGCTCCACGACGTCTACGTGCATGCTGACGCGTACCAGCCAACCGACCACCGGATGTGGTGCCTCGCCGTCGCAGTCCGTCTCCCACCCATTGCGACTATCTACGGCCTGAGTGCCGCCTTTCTCTGGGGCGTCGACCTGCTGCCACACAAGGGCAAAGTGCCAGCACCCGTGCACGTCGCCGTACCGAGCAAGGCCCGACCAGACCCGCACCCCCGCATCCGGTACGCCAACCTGGCCCTCGACTGGGAACGTGACGTCACTTCCCTCACCGGGATGCCCATCACCACCGGCGTCCGGACCGCCTTCGACCTGGGTAGGAGGCTGCCGAGGGCCGACGCGCTCGTCGCCATTGACGCGCTCCTGCGCCGCCGGACCTGCACGAAAGCCCAGCTATCGGCCTACGTCGACGCCCACCCGGGGTGGAGACAGGTGAAGCAGCTCCGCGAACTGCTGAACCTCGCTGAGCCGTTGAGCGAGTCACCGATGGAGAGCCGACTCCGGCTGCTGCTGCACGACGCCGGCCTGCCGAAGCCCACCCCGCAGTTCAAAGTCGTCACCCCAGCAACCAGCTCAAGTGGCTCGGCAGGCAATAGGAAGTTCATCGCCAGGGTCGACCTCGCGTACCCGCAGTGGCGCATCGCCATCGAGTACGAAGGCGACCACCACCGGGAGCGAACCACCTTCCGCAAGGACGTGCACCGGTTCAACGCTCTGCGGGCCGCCGGTTGGCTGGCGCTGCGCTTCACCGCCGACGACGTACTCCGGCGAAGCGAACAAATTCCCCAAACGGTACGGCAGGCGATCGCCGAGCGTGCCGGGTGA
- a CDS encoding glutamate-5-semialdehyde dehydrogenase, with amino-acid sequence MSVTEQAKRARVAADELVTATRAAKDAGLLAMADALVARTAEIVAANAADLDAGRANSLSTAILDRLALNEKRIEDMAQALREMAGLADPVGEVVRGSTLPNGLELRQVRVPFGVVGIIYEARPNVTVDAAGICLKSGNAALLRGSSSAAHSNAILVEVLRDALVGVGLPADAVQLLDASSRDSVKELMRARGLVDVLIPRGGADLIRTVVEESTVPVIETGVGNCHVYVDAAADLDKALAVAVNSKTQRLSTCNTAESLLVHVDVAAAFLPKMLAALRDANVTVHGTPEVAAFSADVVPATDEDFATEYLSADISVAVVGSLDAAVAHIKRYGTGHTEAIVTDSASAAREFTARVDAAAVMVNASTRFTDGGQFGFGAEIGISTQKLHARGPMGLPELTSTKYVVTGDGHLRG; translated from the coding sequence GTGAGCGTGACCGAGCAGGCCAAGCGGGCGCGGGTGGCCGCCGACGAGCTGGTCACCGCGACCCGGGCGGCCAAGGACGCCGGGTTGCTGGCGATGGCCGATGCGCTCGTCGCCCGTACCGCCGAGATCGTGGCCGCGAACGCGGCCGACCTGGACGCCGGACGGGCCAACAGCCTGTCGACGGCGATCCTGGACCGCCTCGCGCTCAACGAGAAGCGCATCGAAGACATGGCGCAGGCGTTGCGGGAGATGGCCGGGCTGGCCGACCCGGTCGGCGAGGTGGTACGCGGCTCGACGCTGCCCAACGGGCTGGAGCTGCGCCAGGTACGGGTGCCGTTCGGGGTGGTCGGCATCATCTACGAGGCGCGGCCGAACGTGACCGTCGACGCCGCCGGGATCTGCCTGAAGTCGGGCAACGCGGCGCTGCTGCGCGGCTCGTCGTCGGCGGCGCACTCCAACGCGATTCTGGTCGAGGTGCTGCGGGACGCGCTGGTCGGCGTCGGACTACCGGCCGACGCGGTGCAGCTGCTGGACGCCTCGTCGCGCGACTCGGTCAAGGAGCTGATGCGGGCGCGCGGCCTGGTCGACGTGCTGATCCCGCGCGGCGGGGCGGACCTGATCCGCACCGTCGTCGAGGAGTCGACGGTGCCGGTGATCGAGACCGGGGTCGGCAACTGCCACGTGTACGTCGACGCCGCCGCCGACCTGGACAAGGCCCTCGCCGTGGCGGTCAACTCGAAGACGCAGCGGCTGTCGACCTGCAACACCGCCGAGTCGCTGCTGGTGCACGTGGACGTGGCGGCGGCGTTCCTGCCGAAAATGCTGGCGGCGTTGCGTGACGCGAATGTCACCGTGCACGGCACCCCGGAGGTCGCCGCGTTCTCGGCTGACGTGGTGCCGGCCACGGACGAGGACTTCGCCACCGAGTACCTGTCAGCGGACATCTCGGTCGCCGTCGTCGGCTCGCTCGACGCGGCGGTGGCGCACATCAAGCGGTACGGCACCGGGCACACCGAGGCGATCGTCACCGACTCGGCGAGCGCCGCCCGGGAGTTCACCGCCCGGGTCGACGCGGCCGCGGTGATGGTGAACGCGTCCACCCGGTTCACCGACGGCGGGCAGTTCGGCTTCGGCGCCGAGATCGGCATCTCCACCCAGAAGCTGCACGCCCGTGGGCCGATGGGGCTGCCGGAGCTGACCTCGACGAAGTACGTGGTCACCGGCGACGGCCACCTGCGCGGGTAA
- a CDS encoding MGMT family protein, with the protein MTPQEYVEEVLALVERIPPGKVMSYGAVADALSELSGRCSARLVGNIMARHGSAVPWHRVVSSAGRLPPGHEERASALLRAEGCPLRGDGVDMKAAAWYPPQESGRDPRVEGWGT; encoded by the coding sequence GTGACCCCGCAGGAGTACGTGGAGGAAGTGCTGGCGCTCGTCGAACGCATCCCACCCGGGAAGGTCATGTCGTACGGCGCGGTCGCTGACGCGCTCTCTGAGCTTTCCGGGCGTTGTTCCGCCCGCCTGGTCGGGAACATCATGGCGCGGCACGGCTCCGCTGTCCCCTGGCACCGGGTGGTTTCCTCGGCCGGCCGGCTGCCGCCGGGGCATGAGGAGCGCGCCTCTGCTTTGCTGCGCGCCGAGGGTTGTCCGTTGCGCGGTGACGGCGTCGACATGAAAGCCGCCGCCTGGTACCCGCCGCAGGAAAGCGGGCGAGACCCGCGAGTGGAGGGCTGGGGTACGTAA
- a CDS encoding prenyltransferase/squalene oxidase repeat-containing protein produces the protein MDAAIGFVVAHGDTVDRARLSWLRTGAAPQPDALTSAEVGQAPDGGWPAFWAGDVASVDATCFRLAELDDLGALDRPPARKALDWLASRQRADGSWEEDESLAAEAPDWARPGDPEATYYLTANAGYWLSVADTDGAGDPGHRAAAQRAAHYLAAQMRPDGTWPSYLLAGWLAAATLYRQTMFYESARMQVVLNDRLATMAPGDVAQLAAALRRAGLADDDWLLTNARRRLASTQRSDGGWDSDAGDAFEVHVVLAAIRACR, from the coding sequence ATGGATGCCGCCATCGGGTTCGTCGTCGCGCACGGCGACACCGTGGACCGGGCCCGGCTGTCCTGGTTGCGGACCGGGGCCGCCCCGCAGCCCGACGCACTCACCAGCGCCGAGGTCGGGCAGGCCCCGGACGGCGGCTGGCCCGCCTTCTGGGCCGGCGACGTCGCCTCGGTCGACGCCACCTGCTTCCGGCTCGCCGAGCTGGACGACCTCGGTGCGCTCGACCGGCCACCGGCCCGCAAGGCGCTCGACTGGCTGGCCAGCCGGCAACGGGCCGACGGCAGCTGGGAAGAGGACGAGAGCCTGGCCGCCGAGGCACCCGACTGGGCGCGGCCCGGCGACCCGGAGGCCACCTACTACCTGACCGCCAACGCCGGCTACTGGCTGAGCGTCGCCGACACCGACGGTGCCGGCGACCCCGGTCACCGCGCCGCCGCGCAGCGCGCCGCCCACTACCTGGCTGCCCAGATGCGCCCGGACGGCACTTGGCCGTCGTACCTGCTGGCCGGCTGGCTGGCCGCCGCCACCCTCTACCGGCAGACCATGTTCTACGAGTCGGCCCGGATGCAGGTGGTGCTCAACGACCGGCTCGCCACCATGGCCCCCGGCGACGTCGCCCAGCTGGCTGCCGCGCTGCGCCGGGCCGGCCTGGCCGACGACGACTGGTTGCTGACCAACGCCCGCCGTCGGCTGGCCAGCACGCAGCGCAGCGACGGCGGCTGGGACAGCGACGCGGGCGACGCGTTCGAGGTGCACGTCGTCCTGGCCGCGATCCGCGCCTGCCGCTGA